The Leptospira bourretii region AAACTGGTGATCGGGGAAGCCATTGTCAATATCATCCGCCATGCCTATTCCGGAAATACAGGAAAACCCATTTTTATTGAATTCCAATTTGATAAAGACCGAGTGGAAATTCGGTTGAGGGATTATGGAAAAAAAGTGGAACCAGGCGAACTTCGTAGTTTTGATCTCAGTGATTACCGTGAGCATGGGATTGGACTTTTTATGATCAAAGAACTCACCGACTATTATTTTCTTGACCAATCTTTTGAAGTAGGGAACCAGATGGTTCTCATCAAAAGAAAGTAACCTCCATTTTTCTCGACAACACTCACCAATTTGGAATTTTATCCGTATGGAAACAATTCACGCAACGACCATCCTTTCTGTTCGTAAAAACGGTAAAATAGCCGTAGGTGGTGACGGTCAAGTGTCAATGGGAAATACCGTGATGAAACATACCGCTAAAAAAGTCAGAAGACTTTACAACGGTAAGGTGATCGCCGGATTCGCTGGAAGTGCTGCTGATGCCTTTACTCTATTTGAACTCTTTGAAAAAAAATTAATCGAACATGGTGGCTCAGTCTCTCGGGCTGCAGTGGAGCTTGCACGCGAATGGAGGATGGACCGGATGCTTCGTAGACTTGAGGCACTTCTGATTGTTTGTGATGCCAATGAATCTTTTTTAATTTCAGGAACAGGAGATGTGATCTCACCGGATGATGGAGTGCTTGCCATTGGTTCTGGTGGGAATTTTGCTCTTTCGGCCGCTCGTGCTCTTGTACAAAATACGGATATGGATCCAAAAGATATCATTACAAAAGCAATGGGGATTACTGCTGATATTTGCATATACACTAACCATAATTTGGTGATTGAGGAATTATAAAATGACATACCCTACTATAATCGCAGAAGTTGCCGGATCTCAAAATCCAGCCGAGGAATTAACCCCTCGTCAAATTGTAGAAAAATTAGATGAACATATCATTGGACAAACCAAAGCCAAACGAGCTGTGGCTGTAGCGCTTCGGAATCGTTCCAGACGTCGTAAACTCGATGAGTCTCTTAGGGAAGAAATTTATCCTAAAAATATCATTATGATTGGGCCAACGGGTGTTGGAAAAACCGAAATTGCACGTCGTCTGTCAAAGTTATGTGGTGCACCTTTTTTAAAAGTAGAAGCCACTAAGTATACAGAAGTAGGTTATGTTGGTCGCGATGTAGAATCCATGATTCGTGATTTGGCCATGGGTGCATTGAATTTGGTGAAATCCGAATTTCGGGACCGAGTCAAAGACAAAGCCACAGAAAAGGCAGAAGAAATTGTTCTCGATGCCATTTTACCACCCATCTTCCATAAAAAAGAGGAAGATCTAAATCCGGAGGAAAAAGAAAGGCAGTCCAGTTATCAAGAATCTAGAGAAAAGTTTAGAGAAAAACTTCGTAAGGGTGTCTTAAATGAACAAGAAATCGAAATTGATATTCCCAAACCTTCGGCACCTGCAGGAATGCCCATGTTGCAAGTGTTTGGTGCTGGGAATATGGAAGATATGGACAACCAATTACAAAGTTTACTCGGTGATTTGATGCCTAAAAAAACCGGCAAACGAAAGGTAAAGGTTTTGGATGCTAGTAAACTTCTCACCGAATCGGAAGCAGAAAAACTGATCGATGCTGACAAAATCCAATCGGAAGCCGTCAGGCGTGTGGAAGAAATGGGAATTATCTTTTTAGATGAAATTGATAAAATTGCCGGTCGGGAAGGAAGACAAGGTGCCGACGTATCCCGGGAAGGAGTCCAAAGAGACTTACTGCCGATAGTCGAAGGATCTACTGTGAATACAAAGATTGGTCCGGTCAAAACCGATCATATTCTTTTTATTGCGGCAGGTGCTTTCCATATGACAAAACCATCTGACCTGATTCCGGAACTCCAAGGTCGGTTTCCCATTCGTGTGGAACTGGAAACATTAACAGAATCTGATTTTATTAAAATCCTTACCACTCCTAAGTCTTCTCTCACCAAACAATATGAAGCTCTTCTTGCCACAGAAGGTGTAAAAATCAATTACACAACTGACGGGATTGCCGAGATCGCCAAACTAGCGTTTCAGATGAATGAAAAAAATGAGAACATTGGTGCCAGAAGACTCAATACGATTATGGAAAAACTTTTGGAAGATACAAGTTTTGATGCACCTGACTTGCCTGCAGACCAAAAAGAAGTTGTCATTAACGAAGGTTATGTGTCTTCCAAATTAAAAGGAATCATCGAAGATAAGGACTTAAGCCGTTTCATTTTATAATTTGAATTGAGGCAAACCACCATTTGCCTCATTCGATTTCTATTAACGTTTATCTGTTAAAGAATCAGATCCACTCTTTCAAATCCGCGAAGGGAATTTCCCACAAGGATTTCGTCCGCATCTAACAAATCTGATTTGAAAAGTACCGTTTCTTTGACCCAGCCTTTTCGGATGAGGGCTTCCCGAAACACACCGGGGAGACCTCCTGTTTCGAGAGTTGGGGTAAACCAAAACTTTCCTTTTTTCAAAAATAGATTTCTAATATTGGTTTCTAGAATCCGTCCATCCCGATTAAACAAAATACAATCATCTATGGATTTGGTTTTACATTCTTCTAACATTTTTTGATAAAACGAACGGTTCGTTGTTTTATGGTATAAAAACAAATCGTTGGAATCGATTGGGTGATCCGCAAGTCCTAGTCGAATGGTGGGGCGAATTTTTGGATTCGAAAAAGAAAATGTTTCTCCGCGAAATTCTCCCCTTTCTCCGAGTAACAAACGAATGCGTAAGGTATCATCGGATCCATCTGTGAGAGTTTTTAAAGTGGATTCGGCTTTTTGTTTAGAAAAGGGATAACCAAAACGATTTGCCGTTTCTTCCATTCTTTCTAAGTGGAGATCTTTTAAAAAATAATGTCCATTACGGTATCGTAATGTTTCCAAAATTTCAAAACTGGGAAGGTTGGGGTTTGTGATGAATTTTAATTTTGATAGGCATTCCTTGTATTCTGCCTCGGCATCAGAAAGAACTGTAATTCCACTCCCCACTCCATAATTCCCTGTCCAGAGATTCTCATCTTTTTTTAGATTTAAGGTTCTTATGGAAACATTGGAACGAATCCATGGGGCACCATCTAACATTTCTGAGACGAATAGGGATCCTGTATACAAACCTCTGTTTGTATTTTCCAATTCTCTTAAAAGTTCAAACGACCTTTTTTTTGGAGCTCCAATCACAGAACCAGAAGGAAAAAGAGCCTTAAGGACGGGAAACCAGGCAAAGGGATTTTTTAATTTGGCTTCCACTTTGGAAACCATCTGCCAAACCGTTTCCAGACCTTTTACAATAAAAAGATCAGTGACTTGGACTGTTCCTTGTTTGGCGATCCTTCCTAAATCATTTCGATACAAATCGGTAATCATTACATTTTCTGCTCTCTCTTTGGCAGATGATTGTAGGATGGTTTTGTTATCTTTATCTTGTTTGGATGTAAGACCTCGAAGGTTGGTTCCTTTCATTGGTTCTGTTTGGATCTCGTTACCTTTGACTTCAAAAAACAATTCCGGTGATAAAGATAAAGTCCTTGTATCTAAAAAAGGATAATAAACAGAGTATTTGGTTTTTTGTTTTGCCTTTAGAGAATGGTAGTACAAAAACAAATCCCCTTCGATAGAAATCGAAACGGGAAAACATAAATTTAATTCGTAACTTTCACCAAGTAAAAGTGCCTCTCTTGTTTTTTCGAAACGTTCTTTGTATGTTTCTTTATCCCATAAGACAGTAATATTTTTTAATTCTAGTTTCCCAAGGTTGAGAGAAGAAGGATTGGGGTATTTGATTCTTTTTTTTTGTTTGTAAACAGAATACTGAAGGAGGGGAGTCCCTTCTGCAAGAGGAGATTTGTTTAGATCCAATCCTTCGATAAAAAAGTATCCAAGTTCGAAAAAAAGGGCACCACAAGGATAAAATCCTTTTTCTCTATAGTCATCTAACTTGGATAAGTTGGCTTTGATTGTTTCTGCGACTGGTTCTTTTTCTGTATAGAGGATTTCTATTTCTTCTTGTAAGTCAAAATACCAATCGCAAAGAGTATAACCTGGTTCGGACCGGGAATCTTCAAAAAGAAAACCTCCAATTTTTCGGTATTCTTTTTCAAAAGACTCCCAAGTAAGTTCTAAAACCTGTATCAAAACTCCATCTTTTGGAGAGCCTCTAACGGATAGTTGAGGTACACCGTAGTTGTTTTTTTACTAGTTTGGATATCAAAACAATCCAATGGATCAAGTCCTAAGTTATAAAAACCTTCATCAATCATTGCAATCCCAAACCCGGCACTTTCTTTTTCATCCAAAAAGTCAGGCCTGAAAAATTCTGCTGAGTTGCCTTGTTTTGCAAGTTCCGCATGTCTTTCTCTACTTTTACGAATTCGATTTAGATCCATTCCC contains the following coding sequences:
- a CDS encoding ATP-binding protein, coding for MSNQKKPTDYGKVVRIQIPSNPRFVSHTRNYFFNLCLEHGFSLFDSLDLKLVIGEAIVNIIRHAYSGNTGKPIFIEFQFDKDRVEIRLRDYGKKVEPGELRSFDLSDYREHGIGLFMIKELTDYYFLDQSFEVGNQMVLIKRK
- the hslV gene encoding ATP-dependent protease subunit HslV; this translates as METIHATTILSVRKNGKIAVGGDGQVSMGNTVMKHTAKKVRRLYNGKVIAGFAGSAADAFTLFELFEKKLIEHGGSVSRAAVELAREWRMDRMLRRLEALLIVCDANESFLISGTGDVISPDDGVLAIGSGGNFALSAARALVQNTDMDPKDIITKAMGITADICIYTNHNLVIEEL
- the hslU gene encoding ATP-dependent protease ATPase subunit HslU → MTYPTIIAEVAGSQNPAEELTPRQIVEKLDEHIIGQTKAKRAVAVALRNRSRRRKLDESLREEIYPKNIIMIGPTGVGKTEIARRLSKLCGAPFLKVEATKYTEVGYVGRDVESMIRDLAMGALNLVKSEFRDRVKDKATEKAEEIVLDAILPPIFHKKEEDLNPEEKERQSSYQESREKFREKLRKGVLNEQEIEIDIPKPSAPAGMPMLQVFGAGNMEDMDNQLQSLLGDLMPKKTGKRKVKVLDASKLLTESEAEKLIDADKIQSEAVRRVEEMGIIFLDEIDKIAGREGRQGADVSREGVQRDLLPIVEGSTVNTKIGPVKTDHILFIAAGAFHMTKPSDLIPELQGRFPIRVELETLTESDFIKILTTPKSSLTKQYEALLATEGVKINYTTDGIAEIAKLAFQMNEKNENIGARRLNTIMEKLLEDTSFDAPDLPADQKEVVINEGYVSSKLKGIIEDKDLSRFIL
- a CDS encoding chorismate-binding protein; the encoded protein is MIQVLELTWESFEKEYRKIGGFLFEDSRSEPGYTLCDWYFDLQEEIEILYTEKEPVAETIKANLSKLDDYREKGFYPCGALFFELGYFFIEGLDLNKSPLAEGTPLLQYSVYKQKKRIKYPNPSSLNLGKLELKNITVLWDKETYKERFEKTREALLLGESYELNLCFPVSISIEGDLFLYYHSLKAKQKTKYSVYYPFLDTRTLSLSPELFFEVKGNEIQTEPMKGTNLRGLTSKQDKDNKTILQSSAKERAENVMITDLYRNDLGRIAKQGTVQVTDLFIVKGLETVWQMVSKVEAKLKNPFAWFPVLKALFPSGSVIGAPKKRSFELLRELENTNRGLYTGSLFVSEMLDGAPWIRSNVSIRTLNLKKDENLWTGNYGVGSGITVLSDAEAEYKECLSKLKFITNPNLPSFEILETLRYRNGHYFLKDLHLERMEETANRFGYPFSKQKAESTLKTLTDGSDDTLRIRLLLGERGEFRGETFSFSNPKIRPTIRLGLADHPIDSNDLFLYHKTTNRSFYQKMLEECKTKSIDDCILFNRDGRILETNIRNLFLKKGKFWFTPTLETGGLPGVFREALIRKGWVKETVLFKSDLLDADEILVGNSLRGFERVDLIL